Proteins encoded together in one Musa acuminata AAA Group cultivar baxijiao chromosome BXJ3-6, Cavendish_Baxijiao_AAA, whole genome shotgun sequence window:
- the LOC135640204 gene encoding E3 ubiquitin-protein ligase RDUF1-like produces METAPSFWCYRCGRFVRLWPRAAVVCPDCGGGFLEEVDGPSRAPPLYAAVPQPQRRRFPSPATDSAAFERPHQPSELRVRRNRRAPTGNRSPFNPVIVLRSPPDVRGDADGATSNNFELYYDDGAGSGLRPLPESVSDFLMDSGFERLLDQLAHIEINGTGVSRVLAHLPASKAAIEAMATIEISDGHIIRESHCAVCKEPFVFGTEACEMPCKHIYHQDCILPWLSLRNSCPVCRHEMPMDVPEEDDNGEEMVGLTIWRLPGGGFAVGRYTGGRRAEGELPVVYTEMDGELNSRMAPRRMSSSSRGSRSREDGGISVFSFFRHLRSPSSSLRLSSEPLPTYTPLLTRRRSSRRRNTNWGLEAGNANTIARS; encoded by the coding sequence ATGGAGACGGCGCCGTCGTTCTGGTGCTACCGCTGCGGTCGCTTCGTCAGGCTTTGGCCCCGGGCCGCCGTTGTCTGCCCTGACTGCGGCGGCGGCTTCCTCGAGGAGGTGGACGGGCCTTCTCGTGCTCCTCCCCTCTACGCGGCTGTCCCACAGCCTCAGCGCCGCCGCTTCCCCTCCCCGGCCACCGACAGCGCCGCCTTTGAACGGCCTCACCAGCCCTCGGAGCTCAGGGTCCGTCGTAACCGTCGCGCGCCCACCGGCAACCGTTCTCCCTTCAACCCGGTCATTGTCCTGCGCAGTCCGCCTGACGTACGAGGCGATGCAGACGGGGCCACCAGCAACAACTTTGAACTCTACTATGATGACGGCGCCGGATCCGGCCTCCGCCCCCTGCCGGAAAGCGTGTCGGACTTCTTGATGGACTCAGGGTTTGAGCGGCTACTGGACCAGCTCGCCCACATCGAGATCAATGGAACCGGTGTCAGTCGCGTCTTGGCGCACCTGCCGGCTTCGAAGGCTGCCATCGAGGCAATGGCCACCATTGAGATAAGCGACGGCCACATCATAAGGGAATCCCATTGCGCTGTGTGCAAGGAGCCCTTTGTGTTCGGAACCGAGGCCTGTGAGATGCCCTGCAAGCACATCTACCATCAAGATTGCATCTTGCCGTGGCTCTCGCTCAGGAATTCTTGCCCTGTTTGCCGCCATGAGATGCCTATGGATGTACCAGAAGAGGACGACAATGGCGAGGAGATGGTGGGGTTAACCATATGGAGGCTTCCGGGCGGTGGTTTCGCTGTAGGCAGGTATACAGGAGGCAGGAGAGCAGAAGGGGAGCTGCCGGTTGTTTACACAGAGATGGATGGTGAACTCAACTCCAGGATGGCTCCAAGGAGAATGTCATCGTCCTCGCGAGGGAGTCGATCAAGGGAGGATGGAGGAATTAGTGTTTTCTCATTTTTCAGGCATTTGCGATCTCCTTCCTCGTCATTGAGGCTGAGCTCCGAACCTCTTCCTACCTATACACCTTTACTTACACGCAGAAGGAGTTCCCGGAGACGCAACACCAATTGGGGATTGGAGGCTGGTAATGCCAATACAATTGCAAGATCGTAA